The Desulfovibrio fairfieldensis sequence AGAATGGCTGCCCGCCGACAGTCTTTGGCTGCTCCCCGGCGAAGCGGACAGCGCTGAAGCTCTGCGCGACGGGCGGCTGGCGCTCAAGGAGGCTTTGGAGGCTGAGGACGCGCCCTTGCAGCAACCGGCGGCCCTGGCCCTGCGCAAGCATTCGCAGCCCGCGCCCTGGCGGAATTTCCAGTGCGCCTTCGCCGAACCCCTGGTCATGGGCGTGGTAGAGCGGGGGGCGGACTTTCAGGAGCGCGCTCTGCACGGCTTCAGCGATCTTTTCCCGCTGCCCGCCGCTCAGGACCGTCCCTGGCAGCATCTGGCCGCCGGGCTCAAGGAATGGCAGAGCCAACGCCGCCAGGTTATTCTGAGCTTTTCCTCCGAGCGGGGGCGCAACAAATTTTTGAAACTGGCCGAGCAGGACGGCATCATTCCGGCGTTGCGCTACACGCCGGAAGGGCGCGGCCTGTTCGCCCTGGTTTCACCCTTCCGTTCCGGCGTGGAACTGGTCTGGGACAACAGTCTGGTTCTGGGCGAGGACATCATCTATCCCCGCGCGGAAAAAACACCGCGCGCCGCGTCCCGGGCCTTCAAGGGCCTGGACACTTTCGACGACCTCAAGAAAGGCGACCTGCTGGTCCATCGCGATTACGGCATCGGCCGTTTCGCGGGTCTGCACCACTTGGACCTCAACAGCGCGGCCAACGATTTTCTGCTCATTGAATATTCCGGGCGGGATAAGCTCTATGTGCCTGCCGACCGTCTGGGCCTGATTCAGCGCTTCAAGGGGACCGAGGGCGTGGAACCGGCCCTGGACCGTCTGGGCGGCCCGGCCTGGGCCGCGGGCAAGGAAAAGGCCCGCAAGGCCATTGAAAAAATCGCGGCCGATCTGGTGGAAATGTACGCCTACCGCAAGGTTGCCAAGGGCTTCCGCTACGATCCGCCGGGCGAGCTGTACCACGAGTTCGAGGCCACCTTCGGTTTTGAGGAAACGCCGGACCAGGCCAAGGCCATCCAGGACGTGCTGGACGACATGGACAGAGGCGAACCCATGGACCGCCTGATCTGCGGCGACGTGGGCTTCGGCAAGACCGAAGTGGCCCTGCGCGCGGCCTTCCGCGCAGCCGCCGAGGGGCGGCAGGTGGCTTTGCTCTGTCCCACCACGGTGCTGGCGGAACAGCATTACCAGACCTTCCGGGCGCGTCTGGCCGGTTTCCCTGTCAATGTGGGGCTGTTGAGTCGTTTTGTGACCAAGCCCCGGCAGAAGGAAGTGCTCAAGGCCGCGGCCGCCGGGCAGATCGACATTCTCATCGGCACCCACCGTATTCTTTCCAGCGACGTGAAACTGCCCAATCTGGCCCTGCTGGTGCTGGACGAGGAGCAGCGCTTCGGCGTGCGCCACAAGGAAAAGCTCAAAGCCCTGAAAAAAAATGTGGACGTGCTGACCCTTACGGCCACGCCCATTCCGCGCACCTTGCAGCTTTCCATGTCCGGCATCCGCGAGCTGTCCATCATCGAAACCGCGCCGCAGGACCGCAAGCCGGTAGCCACGGCGGTGCTGCGCCGCGACGACGCGGTTCTGAGCAAGGTCATTGAGCGCGAAATCGAGCGCGAAGGGCAGGTTTTCTGGGTTTACAACCGGGTTCAGGGCCTGGAGCGCGTGGTGGAATACGTGCGCAAGCTCGCTCCTCAGGCGAGGGTGGGCATGGCTCACGGCCAGATGTCCGAAACCGAACTGGAAACCACCATGCACAAATTCTGGCATGGCGAGCTGGACGTGCTGGTCTGTACCTCCATTGTGGAATCCGGCCTGGATTTTCCGCGCGCCAACACCCTGGTGGTGGATCAGGCCCAGATGTTCGGCCTGGGCCAACTCTATCAGTTGCGGGGCCGCGTGGGCCGCAGCGACCGGCAGGCCTATGCCTTCTTTGTGGTGCCCGATGCCGAGCGCCTGACGGCCGTGGCCGAGGAACGCCTGCGCATCATCATGGACATGGACTATCTGGGCGCGGGTTTCCAGGTGGCCATGGAGGACCTGCGCCTGCGCGGGGCGGGCAACATCCTGGGCGAGGTGCAGTCCGGGCATATGAGCCGGGTGGGACTGGAGCTCTATCTGGAAATGCTGGAGGAAGCCGTGGGCCGCCTCAAAGGCACGCCCTCGGCCCTGGCCGTGGAAACCGAACTGACTCTGGGCTTGCCTGCCCATATTCCCGCGTCGTACATTGATGACGGCCGAGAGCGTCTGCGTTGCTACAAGGCCCTGACCTCGGCCGTGGGCGGCTCTGCCAGGGAAGAGGCCGCGCTTTCCATGCGCGACCGTTTCGGTCCCTTCCCCGAGGAATTGACCAACTTTCTGGCCGTGCTGGACTTCAAGCAGTTCCTTACGGAGCTGCAGGTGCAGCGGGCCGACGTGCACCGCGACCATCTGCGTATGTTCTGGCCTGAAGGCCAGACCGCCGTGCAACCGGAGCGCATTGTGGAGCTGGCGGCCAAAATGCCGGGTGCGCGCCTGCATCCCCCGGCGGGCCTGACCTTGCCGTTGGCCGCTGACTTGCCTTTCAGCGAAGGTCTGCAAAAAGTGCGCGTGGCCCTGGAGGAAATCCGCACGGCGGCTTCCTGAGATGGTCGCGTGAAGGGGGTATGGTATGGCAAGCCGTGAAGAAATACTGGCCTATGTCAAAAGGAAGTTCCAGACGGAACCGGACTACCCTTGGCGTCAGTATCCGGAATACGCCGTGCTGCGTCATGCGGAAAGCGGCAAGTGGTACGGCGTGATCATGAATCTGCCCAGGGCGACGCTGGGCCTGGCGGGCAAGGGCGATGTCGAGGTCGTCAATCTGAAATGCGATCATGTTTTGGATGTGCTTTTAAACAGTGAGCCGGGCGCTGTATTACCCGCATATCATATGAATAAGAAACATTGGCTTACCATTGTGCTGGACGGTAAATTCACGGCAGGCGAGTTGTACGGGCTTATTGATGAAAGCCACGGGTTGACCCGGTGAGGGGCATCTTGCTGCCTGCGCGACCTGTGCGGTTCATTCCGCTGCTTTTCTGCTGCTTCCTGCTCGCGGCCTGCCTGGAGAGCCGTCTGCCCGAGGGGGTGGTGGCCACGGTCAACGGCGAACTTGTCCATTTGCGTTCCGTGCAGTCTTTGCTGGACAGCCGTTCCGCCGCGCTGGGCACTTTGCAGAGCTCTTCCCTGGAAAATATGAAACGCCGATACGGCGAAGCCCTGGGCACGCTGATCATCCATGCCCTGGTGCGCCAGGAACTGGAACACCGCCAGATTCCCGTGGGCGACGCGGCTCTGGAGCTGGCCGTGGCCCAAGTGCGCGGGGACTATGAGCCCGGCGGCCTTTCCAAGTTTCTGGCCGACGAATCCCTGGACGAAGCGGATTGGCAGGCCTTGATGCGCGACCATCTGGCCATGCTGACCTTTGAAAAGCGGGTGCTGCTGCCCGGCATCCGGGTAAGTCTGGATGAGGTGCGCGCCTATTACCGGGAGCATCAGGCGGATTTTCAGCTGCCTGAAACGCTTGACCTCTGTCTGATTTCCGGAGAAGAGCGCTCGGCTCTGGATGTCTTTTGCGCGGCCTTTCCGGCGGGCAGAAAAACGCCGCGTTCCGACCTGCTGGTACAATGCCTGGAAGTCCGTGGCGATGAAGTGCCGCCGCCCTGGAACAAAGATACGTCGGCGCTCAAACCGGGCGCCTGCGCCCCGGCCCGCCGCCAGAACGGAAGCTGGCAGACCGTGGCGCTGGTGGAACGGCAGAAAGCCCACAGCCTGGACATGGCCGACGCCTATCCGCTGATAGAACACATTCTGCTGGAGCGGAAAAAGAACGCGGCCTTTGAGCAATGGCTGGAAGGCAGTCTGTCCAGGGCTGTAATCAAGGTTTCGCCCCTGCTCAAGGAAGAGCTGCTGACCCCGGCCTCGGGCCGACAGGCCCAGCCGGATGAGAATGATGACGAAGAGGCCCGGACCGATGCCGTTGACGCGTCTCCGGGCCCGGATGCCGTGCCCGGCGGACAGGCGGGGCGGGAAGAAAAAAGTGGTCGAAAGTCGGAGCGGGACATTGCGCGCAATCCGCGACAGGACGACGCGGCCGGTACCGGGCGGCGTTGATTTCCGTCCGAGCCGCCGGGCGTTGCATCTCAGGCCGTTTTACGGTAGGCAGATGCCCATAACAGCGATTTTGCAAATTTCTAGACAAAGCCCGCGTGCCGCCCGTGATCGGCGGCGTGGGAGAGACACCCGCCTGTGTTTTGGGGGTCGGATGTTGCGCCGTCAGCGTCGCTTTCGGTAATTTCCTTGCTTCAAAGGGAGACTCGCAGTGAAGAAAACGTTTATTCTGCTGTTGGCAATCTGGCTTTGCGGCGTCTGCGGCGTGCAGGCCGCTCAGCTCAATAAGGTGGCGGCGGTGGTCAACGGTCAGGTCATCACCATGTTCGACCTGCAGAAAACGGCCCTGCCGGAGTTGGGGCGCGCCAGACTCAATCCCAATAACCCCGCGCAGGCCAAGGAAGTGGACAAGGTCTTCCGCAAAGTGTTGGACATGATGATCATGGACATCCTGCTGGGGCAGGAAGCCAAGCGTCTCAAGATCAGCGTTTCCCCCTCCGAGGTGGACAACGAGATCGCCAAGATGATGAAGGCCCGCAATCTGACCAAGCAGCAGTTTGAAGCCCAGCTCGCCCAGCAGAAGATCTCCATTGATGAAATCCGCCAGAACTTCGAAAAATCTCTGTTGCGCCAGAAAATCATGGGCATGGAAGTGGGCCGCAAGGTGGTGGTGACCCCCGCCGAAATCAAGGCATATTACGAAGCCCATAAAGACAATCTCTATGATCGCGGCGGCCTGCACATGGGCGTGCTGGTCTATGCGCCCAACGTCAATGCCAAATCCATCGCCGCCCAGATCAAATCCGGCAAGCTGAGTTTTGAGGAGGCGGCGGCCAAGTATTCCATCGCCCCCAACAAAGACAAGGGCGGCGACATGGGGCCCGTGGAATGGGACCGCCTGAATCCGGAATGGGAAGGGCGGCTCATCAAAATGAAACCCGGCGATGTGACCGACATTTTCGATCTGCAGGGCCGCAAGGCTCAGGTCCATTTGTTCCGGCCCGGCGGCGACAACGCGGAAAAACAGCTTACCCTGGAACAGGCCACTCCGCAGATCGACGCCATCCTGCGTCAGCCCAAAGCCATGGAGCGCTTTGAGGACTACACCAGCCAGCTGCGGAACAAAGCCGTTATCGACATCCGGCTGTAAGCCGCCGCGCCCCGCGCGGCGGACCATGCACGAGGCTTACATGACTTTAGAGGAACTGGGCGCGGCGTTGCGCGCCGAACGCGAAAAGCGCGGCCTGAGCATCGAAGATGTGGCCAATCATCTGAAAATTGGGGCCCGTCTTCTGCGCGCTCTGGAGGAAGGCGACGCCTCGTCTTTGCCCCATCTGGCATATGCCAAGGGCTTTATCCGTTCATATTCATCCTATCTCGGCATGGCCGCCGAGGAAGTGAACGAAGCCGTTTGCGCCTTGGGCGGCACGAGCCCGGCCGTACCCCAGCCCGTATACACGCCCGAGGAATCCCTGGCCCCCGGCCGAAGCCTGAAATGGCTGGGCGTGCTTATTGTGCTGGCCCTGGTGGCCGGAGGCGCGTATGTGGCTTGGCAACAGGGCGCTCTGGAAATTCTGAGCCGTCAGACGCGGCGTCTGGCCCAGCCCTCGCCGCCGTTGCAAACGCCGGATTCCGCCGAAAGCGTGCCGGGCAGGGAGACTTCCGCTCCGGCTGCGGATTCGGATCAAACCCCGTCCCAAACCCCGGCTGCCAAGTCCGAGGCTTTTGCCCCGGCGGCTTCTCCGTCTCCTGAGGCCGCGCCTGTGGCGGCTCCGGCTTCCGCCGCGTCTACCGCGTCCACCGGCGGGGTGAATACCCCCTCATCCGCCCCAGCCCCGGCCTTCGGCGGCGCGGGCGGCAGCGCGCAGAATGCGGCCCCGGCCTCTGCCTGGGGGTTGAGCTCCACAACGGCCGCTCCGGCGCAGCCCGCGATCGGGCAGAACGCGACCCAGCCCGCCCAGCCGGCGGACGGCGCGCTGCCCCCCGGACAGCATAAGGTCATCATCACCGCCACGGAAGAATGCTGGATCCATTCCAATGCCGATAATACAGATACCCGGCAGTTCTCCCTGCGCAAGGGCGACACCTTTGCCCTGACCTTCACCAAAAGTCTGGAACTGAAGCTGGGCAATGCCGGCGGCGTGCGCATCCGCTACAACGGGGAGGACATGCCCGCGCCCGGCCAGTCCGGCCAGGTGCGGACCCTGACCTTCCCGCCCGCGGCCCGGCAGTGATGGAGTGGGCCGATCAGGCCGTGGTACTGCGCATCGGGCATTTTCGCGAGTCTGATCTCTGGTTGAAACTGCTCTGCCGCGGGCGCGGCCTGCTGACATTGTTCGCTTTCGGCGGCAGCCGCAGCCGTCGGCGTTTCTGCGGCTGTCTGGACGTGCTGAACACTCTGCAATGCCGGGTCAAAACCTCGGGCAGGGAAAATTTTCTTAATCTGGAAGAGGCCGTGCTGCTGTCCGGGCCGCAGTGCCTGCGCGGCAACTGGCAGCGCATGGGGCTGGCCGCCAACTGCCTGCGCTTTGTGGAGGCTCTGGGCGTCAATGAGGAAGGCGCGGACGAAACCTTCGCCCTGGTGGAGGATCTGCGTCGCGTTTTGGAGGAAGAACCCCGCCTGCCGTCTTTGCTGCCGCTGTTTTTTCGTCTGCGTCTGGCCGGTGCCTTGGGTTTTGCGCCCAATCTGGGCCAGTGCGGCGCGTGCGGCGCGCCCCTGACCGACAGGACGCTGTTTGTGGTGGACGAGGGGCAGATGCGTTGCGCCGCCTGCCGGGCGCGGGAACCCGCCCTGGACGCGCGCTACGGCGTGGAGCTTTCCATGGCGGGGCTTGACCTTTTACGCCGCGTGCAGCAAGAATTTCCCTCTGCCTGGCCGGTGGAGGATCTGCCGTCCATGGACCGCCGGGCCTGTGCCAGGGCTATTGACGGATTTGTGCAGTATCATCTGGGGTTGGCCTGGGAAGGCGGCTACTTCCGCCGCGTGTGAGGCAGCCCTGAAAAGCGTCTTTTGTCCCCTGGACCGCGTCAGAAGCCGTTCGCTGTCCAGGTCTGTACCGGAAGAGTACTATCCCTGGTCAGCGAACGGCTTCTTCCTTGCCAGGGAACAAAATCCATCTTTTCAGGGCTGCCTCAGCTTTTTGTTTTTTGTGGCGGCACAACAAAGGACAGCGCATGTACTTTCAGGATGTCATTCTTACCCTGCAAAATTACTGGGCAAGCCGGGGATGCGTCATTGAGCAGCCTTCGGGCGTGGAGTGCGGGGCCGGTACCTTCAATCCGAGCACGTTTTTGCGGGTTCTCGGTCCCGAACCCTGGAAGGTGGCCTATGTGGAGCCTTCGCGTCGCCCCACGGACGGCCGCTACGGCGAAAATCCCAACCGCCTGCAGCGCTATTTCCAGTTTCAGGTGGTTCTCAAGCCCTCGCCGGACAATGTGCAGGATCTCTATCTGCAAAGCCTGGAAGCGCTGGGCCTGAATCCGGGCCGCCACGACATCCGTTTTGTGGAGGACGACTGGGAGTCGCCCACCCTCGGCGCTTGGGGCCTGGGCTGGGAAGTCTGGCTCAACGGCATGGAAGTGAGCCAGTTCACCTACTTCCAGCAGGTGGGCGGCATTGACCTTTCGCCGATCAGCGTGGAGCTGACCTACGGCCTGGAACGCCTGACCATGTATCTGCAGGGCGTGGAATCGGTCTATGACCTGCGCTGGAACAAGGATGTGACCTACGGCCATATCTATCATCAGAACGAAGTGGAGCAGTCCAGGCACAACTTCGAAGCCAGCAACGCGGAAATGCTGTTGCGCCAGTTCAGCGACTTCGAGCGGGAATGCAAGGCCATGCTGGAACTGGGGCTGCCCTGGCCCGCCTATGATTATTGCCTGAAATGCTCGCATACGTTCAACCTTCTGGACGCGCGCGGGGCCATTTCCATTACGGAGCGCACCGGCTACATCGGCCGGGTGCGTGCTCTGGCCGCGGGCGTGGCCCGTCTGTACGCGGCGCAGCGCGAGGAACTGGGCTATCCCATGCTCGACAACAAGGATGCGAGGTAAGGCATGGCGACCTTTGTGCTTGAAATCGGCAGCGAGGAACTGCCTTCCCGTTTTCTGGCCCCGGAAGAGGCGGAACTCCGGGCCCGCTTCAGCGCCGCCCTGGACGAGGCCGGTCTGGAATATGGCGCGGTGCGCGTCATGAGCACGCCGCGCCGGGCAGTGGCGCTGGTGGAGGATCTCAATCCCGTGCAGCGGGAAAAGGAAGAAGTGATTTCCGGACCTCCGGCGCGCGTGGCCTACGGGCCTGACGGCGCGCCCACCAAGGCCCTGGAGGGTTTCGCCCGCACCCACGGCCTAAGTGTGGCGGACGTCTTTCGCCTGGAAACGGAAAAAGGCGAATATGTGGCCGTGCGCAAGCGCACCGGCGGCGCGGCGGCCAAAGATCTGCTGGCCGGGATCTGCCCTGCCGTGATCACGTCCCTGCCGTTCGCCAAGCGCATGCGCTGGGGCGCGTATGCCTTGGCCTATGCCCGGCCCATCCACTGGATTCTGGCTCTGCTGGATGAGGAAGTGGTCCCCTTCGACCTCGGGCCCGTGGCTTCGGGCCGCGAAACCTGCGGCCACCGCGTGCACGGTTCCGGTCCCTTCAGCGTGGCCCATGCCGACGCCTATCTGGAAATTGCGGCTGATTCCTGCGCCGTGACCCTTGATCCGGCCCGGCGCCGTGCCGTCATCGTGGAAGGCGGCGACGCCCAGGCCGCGCGGGCCGGGGGCAGGGTCCTCTGGAACGACGGCCTGCTGGACGAGGTGCAGGGTCTGGCCGAGCATCCCGTGCCCCTGCTGGCGGATTTTGATCCCGCCTATCTGGAAGTGCCGCGTGAAGTGCTGCTGACCAGTATGGAAAGCCATCAGAAGAGCTTCGGCATTGAGGGGCCGGACGGCAAGCTCATGCCGCATTTTCTCACTGTGCTCAATCTGAGCCCCGAAGACATGGAAGTGGTCAAGCACGGCTGGGAGCGCGTGCTGCGCGCCCGTCTGGACGATGCCCGCTTTTTCTGGCGCGCGGATCTGCGGGAGAACTTCGACCTCTGGCTGGAAAAGCTGGACCATGTCATCTTTATCGGCGCGTTGGGCAGCATGGGCGACAAAACCCGCCGCCTGGAGGCCCTCTGCCGTTGGCTGGCCGAACGCTGCGCCCCTCGGCTGGGCGCGGACCTGACGGCGGAAGCCGCGCGGGCCGGACGGCTGTCCAAAGCGGACCTGGTTACCGGTCTGGTTGGCGAATTCGATACGCTTCAGGGCATCATGGGCGGCATCTATGCCGGGCAGAAGGGCGAAGCCCAGGCTGTGGCCGACGCTCTGAAAGAGCAGTACCTGCCCGCCGGTCCGGATTCGCCGCTGCCGAAAAGCCCTGTGGGCGCGCTGCTCTCCCTGGCGGACAAGGCCGATACCCTTGTGGGCTGCTTCGGCCTGAACATGGTCCCCACCGGCGCGGCGGACCCCAATGGTCTGCGGCGTTGCGCGCTGGGCATCATCCGTATTCTGCTGGACTTCGGCCTTGACCT is a genomic window containing:
- a CDS encoding peptidylprolyl isomerase, which produces MRFIPLLFCCFLLAACLESRLPEGVVATVNGELVHLRSVQSLLDSRSAALGTLQSSSLENMKRRYGEALGTLIIHALVRQELEHRQIPVGDAALELAVAQVRGDYEPGGLSKFLADESLDEADWQALMRDHLAMLTFEKRVLLPGIRVSLDEVRAYYREHQADFQLPETLDLCLISGEERSALDVFCAAFPAGRKTPRSDLLVQCLEVRGDEVPPPWNKDTSALKPGACAPARRQNGSWQTVALVERQKAHSLDMADAYPLIEHILLERKKNAAFEQWLEGSLSRAVIKVSPLLKEELLTPASGRQAQPDENDDEEARTDAVDASPGPDAVPGGQAGREEKSGRKSERDIARNPRQDDAAGTGRR
- the mfd gene encoding transcription-repair coupling factor: MQNFSALLASRDGQLYLERSGMATRCRLACEALAQGRGSVLLARNREEFHAARALLTLFLPQLSLGDIPIGQAVWESPCLSLPAMSQWRDRDSWAARMSALYALAQGGPRCVVAGVESVLLRYMPLHFFDSRSLGLSRGGEYSPELILDQAVEWGYERVSLVTRPGDMARRGDILDIFPPGYAKPVRLEFFGDAIEEMRLFDAESQRSLRPLDELTLLPVSPLALDKNGLAAARKRCDQLFSEGRINENECYSFKKALDGGGAGILPGVLCDSPSLLEEWLPADSLWLLPGEADSAEALRDGRLALKEALEAEDAPLQQPAALALRKHSQPAPWRNFQCAFAEPLVMGVVERGADFQERALHGFSDLFPLPAAQDRPWQHLAAGLKEWQSQRRQVILSFSSERGRNKFLKLAEQDGIIPALRYTPEGRGLFALVSPFRSGVELVWDNSLVLGEDIIYPRAEKTPRAASRAFKGLDTFDDLKKGDLLVHRDYGIGRFAGLHHLDLNSAANDFLLIEYSGRDKLYVPADRLGLIQRFKGTEGVEPALDRLGGPAWAAGKEKARKAIEKIAADLVEMYAYRKVAKGFRYDPPGELYHEFEATFGFEETPDQAKAIQDVLDDMDRGEPMDRLICGDVGFGKTEVALRAAFRAAAEGRQVALLCPTTVLAEQHYQTFRARLAGFPVNVGLLSRFVTKPRQKEVLKAAAAGQIDILIGTHRILSSDVKLPNLALLVLDEEQRFGVRHKEKLKALKKNVDVLTLTATPIPRTLQLSMSGIRELSIIETAPQDRKPVATAVLRRDDAVLSKVIEREIEREGQVFWVYNRVQGLERVVEYVRKLAPQARVGMAHGQMSETELETTMHKFWHGELDVLVCTSIVESGLDFPRANTLVVDQAQMFGLGQLYQLRGRVGRSDRQAYAFFVVPDAERLTAVAEERLRIIMDMDYLGAGFQVAMEDLRLRGAGNILGEVQSGHMSRVGLELYLEMLEEAVGRLKGTPSALAVETELTLGLPAHIPASYIDDGRERLRCYKALTSAVGGSAREEAALSMRDRFGPFPEELTNFLAVLDFKQFLTELQVQRADVHRDHLRMFWPEGQTAVQPERIVELAAKMPGARLHPPAGLTLPLAADLPFSEGLQKVRVALEEIRTAAS
- the glyQ gene encoding glycine--tRNA ligase subunit alpha; its protein translation is MYFQDVILTLQNYWASRGCVIEQPSGVECGAGTFNPSTFLRVLGPEPWKVAYVEPSRRPTDGRYGENPNRLQRYFQFQVVLKPSPDNVQDLYLQSLEALGLNPGRHDIRFVEDDWESPTLGAWGLGWEVWLNGMEVSQFTYFQQVGGIDLSPISVELTYGLERLTMYLQGVESVYDLRWNKDVTYGHIYHQNEVEQSRHNFEASNAEMLLRQFSDFERECKAMLELGLPWPAYDYCLKCSHTFNLLDARGAISITERTGYIGRVRALAAGVARLYAAQREELGYPMLDNKDAR
- a CDS encoding SurA N-terminal domain-containing protein → MKKTFILLLAIWLCGVCGVQAAQLNKVAAVVNGQVITMFDLQKTALPELGRARLNPNNPAQAKEVDKVFRKVLDMMIMDILLGQEAKRLKISVSPSEVDNEIAKMMKARNLTKQQFEAQLAQQKISIDEIRQNFEKSLLRQKIMGMEVGRKVVVTPAEIKAYYEAHKDNLYDRGGLHMGVLVYAPNVNAKSIAAQIKSGKLSFEEAAAKYSIAPNKDKGGDMGPVEWDRLNPEWEGRLIKMKPGDVTDIFDLQGRKAQVHLFRPGGDNAEKQLTLEQATPQIDAILRQPKAMERFEDYTSQLRNKAVIDIRL
- a CDS encoding RodZ domain-containing protein, with the translated sequence MTLEELGAALRAEREKRGLSIEDVANHLKIGARLLRALEEGDASSLPHLAYAKGFIRSYSSYLGMAAEEVNEAVCALGGTSPAVPQPVYTPEESLAPGRSLKWLGVLIVLALVAGGAYVAWQQGALEILSRQTRRLAQPSPPLQTPDSAESVPGRETSAPAADSDQTPSQTPAAKSEAFAPAASPSPEAAPVAAPASAASTASTGGVNTPSSAPAPAFGGAGGSAQNAAPASAWGLSSTTAAPAQPAIGQNATQPAQPADGALPPGQHKVIITATEECWIHSNADNTDTRQFSLRKGDTFALTFTKSLELKLGNAGGVRIRYNGEDMPAPGQSGQVRTLTFPPAARQ
- the recO gene encoding DNA repair protein RecO, with product MEWADQAVVLRIGHFRESDLWLKLLCRGRGLLTLFAFGGSRSRRRFCGCLDVLNTLQCRVKTSGRENFLNLEEAVLLSGPQCLRGNWQRMGLAANCLRFVEALGVNEEGADETFALVEDLRRVLEEEPRLPSLLPLFFRLRLAGALGFAPNLGQCGACGAPLTDRTLFVVDEGQMRCAACRAREPALDARYGVELSMAGLDLLRRVQQEFPSAWPVEDLPSMDRRACARAIDGFVQYHLGLAWEGGYFRRV
- a CDS encoding MmcQ/YjbR family DNA-binding protein translates to MASREEILAYVKRKFQTEPDYPWRQYPEYAVLRHAESGKWYGVIMNLPRATLGLAGKGDVEVVNLKCDHVLDVLLNSEPGAVLPAYHMNKKHWLTIVLDGKFTAGELYGLIDESHGLTR
- the glyS gene encoding glycine--tRNA ligase subunit beta — encoded protein: MATFVLEIGSEELPSRFLAPEEAELRARFSAALDEAGLEYGAVRVMSTPRRAVALVEDLNPVQREKEEVISGPPARVAYGPDGAPTKALEGFARTHGLSVADVFRLETEKGEYVAVRKRTGGAAAKDLLAGICPAVITSLPFAKRMRWGAYALAYARPIHWILALLDEEVVPFDLGPVASGRETCGHRVHGSGPFSVAHADAYLEIAADSCAVTLDPARRRAVIVEGGDAQAARAGGRVLWNDGLLDEVQGLAEHPVPLLADFDPAYLEVPREVLLTSMESHQKSFGIEGPDGKLMPHFLTVLNLSPEDMEVVKHGWERVLRARLDDARFFWRADLRENFDLWLEKLDHVIFIGALGSMGDKTRRLEALCRWLAERCAPRLGADLTAEAARAGRLSKADLVTGLVGEFDTLQGIMGGIYAGQKGEAQAVADALKEQYLPAGPDSPLPKSPVGALLSLADKADTLVGCFGLNMVPTGAADPNGLRRCALGIIRILLDFGLDLDVRELFAKARELYGTRQWKLPPDEALDKLMEFFAARLRNYFLSRGQDTLLVDAALNAGAAQVPDSGARLAALAAFSREPGYAEAVQTFKRVANIVRKQAAAETLPEHWDAALLREAPEKALAEILETLLPRLDAFRASGDHGAALATLREVRPAVDAFFDGVMVMCEDAALRRNRLAMLQALGSRFARLADFAALQL